A section of the Lepus europaeus isolate LE1 chromosome 10, mLepTim1.pri, whole genome shotgun sequence genome encodes:
- the ZNF335 gene encoding zinc finger protein 335, which translates to MEENEVESSSDAAPRPGGPEEPSESGLGVGTSEAVSADSSDAAAGPGPAEADDSGVGQSSDRGSCLEEVSESSCSPDPLPHGYLPDSSSVSREPAAGVAGGPPALVHSSALPDPSTLASDCTASSSDLGSAIDRIIESTLGPDVIQGCITVTSAEDGGAETTRYLLLQGPDDGAPMTSPMSTSTLAHSLAAIEALADGPTSTSTCLEPPEEVRGGPSSPAQPPPASGAEEPDLQSLEAMMEVVVVQQFKCKMCQYRSSTKATLLRHMRERHFRPAAAAAGKKGRVRKWGAVTRTQEEQGPEEEEDDDIVDAGAIDDLEEDSDYNPAEDEPRGRQLRPQRPSPSTPRTRRRPGRPRKVPRLETSDLPDGVDAEPLVSSQSGQSPLAPQDPEAPSSSGPGHLAGRALLEPGVSQSDAENAAPGCPDEPDALPRRRGRPSRRFLGKKYRKYYYKSPKPLLRPYLCRICGSRFLSHDDLRFHVNSHESGDPQLFKCLQCSYRSRRWSSLKEHMFNHVGSKPYKCDECSYTSVYRKDVIRHAAVHSRDRKKRPDPTPKLSSFPCPVCGRVYPMQKRLTQHLKTHSTEKPHMCDKCGKSFKKRYTFKMHLLTHIQAVANRRFKCEFCEFVCEDKKALLNHQLSHVSDKPFKCSFCPYRTFREDFLLSHVAVKHTGAKPFACEYCHFSTRHKKNLRLHVRCRHASSFEEWGRRHPEEPPSRRRPFFSLQQIEELKQQHRAAPAPPPSPPGPAEMAPEAAPLQSPETPPLLCSDSLGGATIIYQQGAEESTAMATQTALDLLLNMSAQRELGGAALQVAVVKSEDVGAGLASPGGEPSPEGTAPQVVTLHVAERGAGVAAESQLGSPDLQQITLASGPFGGAGYSVITAPPMEEGTSAPGTPYSEEPAGEAAQAVVVSDTLKEASTHYIMAADGTQLHHIELTADGSISFPSPDSLASGAKWPLLQCGGLPRDGPEPPSPAKTHQAGDSESSASPPPAASKALGLAVPPSPPSAAATASKKFSCKICAEAFPGRAEMESHKRAHAGPSAFKCPDCPFSARQWPEVRAHMAQHSSLRPHQCSQCSFASKNKKDLRRHVLTHTNEKPFACHLCGQRFNRNGHLKFHIQRLHSPDGRKSGTPTARTPTRTPTQTIILNSDEETLATLHTALQSGHGVLGPERLQQALGQEHIIVAQEQTVTNQEEATYIQEITTADGQTVQHLVTSDNQVQYIISQDGVQHLLPQEYVVVPEGHHIQVQEGQITHIQYEQGTPFLQEPQIQYVPVSPGQQLVTQAQLEAAAHSAVTAVADAAMAQAQGLYGTEEAVPEHIQQLQHQGIEYDVITLTDD; encoded by the exons gaggaGGTATCGGAAAGCAGCTGCAGCCCCGACCCTCTGCCCCACGGCTACCTCCCCGACTCCTCCTCCGTGTCCCGGGAGCCAGCTGCAGGCGTGGCGGGCGGGCCCCCGGCGCTGGTGCACTCCAGCGCGCTCCCGGaccccagcaccctggcctcgGACTGCACCGCCTCCTCCTCGGACCTGGGCTCGGCCATCGACAGGATCATCGAGTCCACGCTCGGGCCCGACGTGATCCAGG GCTGCATCACTGTGACCAGTGCGGAAGATGGTGGGGCTGAGACCACCCGGTACCTGCTCCTGCAGGGCCCAGACGATG GAGCCCCCATGACATCACCAATGTCGACTTCCACCCTGGCCCACAGCCTGGCAGCCATCGAGGCCCTGGCCGACGGCCCCACGTCCACGTCCACCTGCCTCGAGCCACCTGAGGAGGTGCGGGGCGGGCCCAGCTCACCAGCACAGCCACCCCCGGCCTCTGGCGCCGAGGAGCCAGACCTGCAGAGCCTGGAGGCCatgatggaggtggtggtggtgcagcagTTCAAGTGCAAGATGTGCCAGTACCGGAGCAGCACCAAGGCCACGCTGCTGCGCCACATGCGTGAGCGGCACTTCCGGCCAG ccgcagccgcagctgGCAAGAAGGGCCGTGTGCGGAAGTGGGGTGCTGTGACCAGGAcccaggaggagcaggggccggaggaggaggaggacgacgaCATAGTAGACGCTGGCGCCATTGACGACCTAGAGG AGGACAGCGACTACAACCCAGCCGAGGACGAGCCCCGCGGGCGGCAGCTGCGGCCCcagcgccccagccccagcacccccagAACCCGAAGGAGACCCGGCAGACCCCGGAAGGTGCCCCGCCTGGAGACGTCGGACCTCCCGGACG GTGTGGACGCAGAGCCTCTGGTGAGCTCCCAGAGTGGACAGAGCCCCCTGGCGCCACAGGACCCTGAGGCGCCCAGCTCCTCGGGCCCCGGACACCTGGCCGGCCGGGCCCTCCTGGAGCCGGGGGTGAGCCAGTCGGACGCGGAGAACGCGGCGCCCGGCTGCCCTGATGAGCCCGACGCCCTGCCCCGCCGCCGGGGGCGGCCCTCCAGGCGCTTCCTGGGCAAGAAGTACCGCAA GTACTACTACAAGTCGCCCAAGCCGCTCCTGAGGCCCTACCTGTGCCGCATCTGCGGCTCGCGCTTCCTGTCGCACGACGACCTGCGCTTCCACGTCAACTCCCACGAGTCCGGAGACCCCCAGCTCTTCAAGTGCCTGCAGTGCAGCTACCGCTCCCGCCGCTGGTCCTCGCTCAAG gagcacATGTTCAACCACGTGGGCAGCAAACCCTACAAGTGTGACGAGTGCAGCTACACCAGTGTCTACCGGAAGGACGTCATCCGGCACGCAGCCGTGCACAGCCGGGACCG GAAGAAGAGGCCAGATCCG ACCCCGAAGCTGAGCTCCTTCCCCTGCCCTGTGTGTGGCCGTGTGTACCCCATGCAGAAGAGACTCACGCAGCACCTGAAGACGCACAGCACGGAGAAGCCCCACATGTGCGACAAG TGTGGCAAGTCCTTTAAGAAGCGCTACACCTTCAAGATGcacctgctaacgcacatccagGCGGTCGCCAACCGCAG GTTCAAGTGCGAGTTCTGTGAGTTTGTCTGCGAGGACAAGAAGGCGCTGCTGAACCACCAGCTGTCACACGTCAGCGACAAGCCCTTCAAGTGCAGCTTCTGTCCCTACCGCACCTTCCGCGAGGACTTCCTGCTGTCCCACGTGGCGGTCAAGCACACAG GGGCCAAGCCCTTCGCCTGTGAGTACTGCCACTTCAGCACGCGGCACAAGAAGAACCTGCGCCTCCACGTGCGGTGCCGGCACGCGAGCAGCTTCGAGGAGTGGGGGCGGCGCCACCCCGAGGAGCCCCCGTCCCGCCGGCGCCCCTTCTTCTCTCTGCAGCAGATTGAGGAGCTGAAGCAGCAGCACCGTGCAGCCCCCGcgccgccccccagccccccgggaCCTGCCGAG ATGGCTCCAGAGGCAGCACCTCTGCAGTCCCCGGAGACGCCACCCCTGCTCTGCTCCGACAGCCTGGGCGGCGCCACCATCATCTACCAGCAAG gaGCCGAGGAGTCCACCGCGATGGCCACGCAGACTGCCTTGGATCTGCTGCTGAACATGAGCGCTCAGCGGGAGCTGGGGGGCGCGGCCCTGCAG GTGGCCGTGGTGAAATCGGAGGATGTGGGAGCAGGGCTAGCATCCCCTGGTGGGGAGCCCTCCCCCGAAGGCACCGCTCCACAGGTGGTCACCCTCCACGTGGCAGAGCGGGGGGCCGGCGTGGCAGCTGAGAGCCAGCTGGGCTCCCCTGACCTGCAGCAGATCACCCTGGCCTCCGGTCCCTTTGGTGGGGCTGGCTACAGTGTCATCACAGCTCCCCCTATGGAGGAGGGGACATCAGCTCCTGGTACACCCTACAG CGAGGAGCCCGCAGGGGAGGCAGCCCAGGCTGTGGTTGTGAGCGACACCCTGAAAGAAGCCAGTACCCACTACATCATGGCCGCCGACGGCACCCAGCTGCACCACATCGAG CTGACTGCAGATGGCTCCATCTCCTTCCCAAGTCCGGATTCCCTGGCCTCTGGAGCCAAGTGGCCCCTGCTGCAGTGTGGGGGTCTTCCCAGAGACGGCCCTGAGCCCCCTTCTCCGGCCAAGACCCACCAGGCGGGGGACTCTGAgagctctgcctcccctcctcctgcagccAGTAAAGCCCTGGGCCTGGCGGTGCCCCCCTCGCCCCCGTCTGCAGCCGCCACGGCGTCAAAGAAGTTTTCCTGCAAGATCTGTGCCGAGGCCTTCCCGGGCCGGGCAGAGATGGAGAGTCACAAACGGGCCCACGCCGGGCCCAGTGCCTTCAAGTGTCCGGACTGCCCCTTCAGTGCCCGCCAGTGGCCCGAGGTCCGG GCCCACATGGCGCAGCACTCCAGCCTGCGGCCCCACCAGTGCAGCCAGTGCAGCTTCGCCTCCAAGAACAAGAAGGACCTGCGGCGGCACGTGCTTACCCACACCAACGAGAAGCCTTTcgcctgccacctgtgtggacaGCG CTTCAACCGTAATGGGCACCTTAAGTTTCACATCCAGCGGCTGCACAGTCCTGATGGGAGGAAATCAGGGACCCCCACAGCCAGGACCCCCACGCGGACCCCAACACAGACCATCATCCTAAACAGTGATGAGGAGACACTGGCCACACTGCACA CGGCCCTGCAGTCAGGTCACGGAGTCCTGGGCCCAGAGCGGCTACAGCAGGCACTGGGCCAGGAACACATCATCGTGGCCCAAGAACAGACGGTGACCAATCAG GAGGAAGCAACGTACATCCAGGAGATCACCACGGCCGATGGCCAGACGGTGCAGCATCTGGTGACCTCTGACAACCAG GTGCAGTACATCATCTCCCAGGATGGGGTCCAGCACTTGCTCCCTCAGGAATACGTCGTGGTGCCTGAAGGCCATCATATCCAg gtgcaggagggTCAGATCACGCACATCCAGTATGAACAAGGGACCCCATTCCTTCAGGAGCCCCAG ATCCAGTATGTGCCTGTGTCCCCAGGCCAGCAGCTTGTCACACAGGCACAACTTGAGGCTGCCGCACACTCGGCTGTCACAG cgGTGGCCGATGCTGCCATGGCTCAAGCCCAGGGCCTGTATGGCACAGAGGAGGCAGTGCCCGAGCACATTCAACAGCTGCAGCACCAGGGCATTGAGTACGATGTCATCACCCTGACGGACGACTGA